A single genomic interval of Lathyrus oleraceus cultivar Zhongwan6 chromosome 7, CAAS_Psat_ZW6_1.0, whole genome shotgun sequence harbors:
- the LOC127101742 gene encoding uncharacterized protein LOC127101742: MVNRNQNVDDIIRQVRHDDLAADNNLAAMVERIMARNGVNFSLRRPNYTSPLSEYILQTEAPLRTKIPKFTKFVGDTTESTVEHVARYLIEAGDMSKNESLRIKFFPSSLTKNAFTWFTTLPQSSIHTWNQLERMFHKQFYMGQTKISLKELASIKRNFTEPIDDYLNRFLLLKAMCFKQIPEHELGEMAAEGLDYSIRKKLDTQYLRDMAQLADRVRQLERLKEEKARANKGKKVACVDFRNDDEGSCQGFLDFDDNEIDLTELTQGPPYACKVLTPSNGKNPVEPEKSDKFPKKTYTFDVTKCDKIFYLLVKDGQMIVPLGAKVPPLEQRKKIVFCKYHGFLGHKTSQCFLFRDLVQNAIQEGRLKFRDKTQSQMKIDSDPLQVAEAHYTEPEEMNLVEVTEDFDMTEVSKDFVKEPVMEKDINKDTDVSDAEDTEGSKLMMISKETADGFVHMDKAAKGFQLQFQKLDITEDVNMEVNMVEMFQDTSMEVDDECR, encoded by the exons ATGGTAAATAGAAACCAAAATGTCGATGATATCATACGGCAAGTTCGACATGATGATTTGGCAGCAGATAATAATTTAGCAGCCATGGTTGAGAGGATTATGGCACGAAATGGGGTAAATTTCAGCCTTCGAAGGCCAAATTATACATCACCTCTATCAGAATATATCTTACAGACAGAAGCACCCCTTAGAACCAAAATTCCAAAATTCACTAAGTTTGTTGGGGATACTACTGAATCCACTGTCGAGCACGTGGCTAGATACTTAATTGAGGCAGGAGATATGTCAAAAAATGAGAGCCTTAGGATAAAGTTTTTCCCGAGTTCACTCACAAAGAATGCCTTTACATGGTTTACCACCTTGCCCCAAAGTTCGATCCACACTTGGAACCAACTCGAGAGAATGTTCCATAAGCAgttttacatgggacaaacaaaGATAAGTCTGAAGGAATTGGCTAGTATCAAGCGAAATTTTACTgagccaattgatgactatctGAATAGGTTTCTATTGCTCAAAGCTATGTGTTTTAAACAAATACCAGAGCATGAACTGGGCGAAATGGCCGCCGAGGGCCTTGACTATTCGATTAGGAAGAAATTGGATACCCAATATCTAAGAGATATGGCCCAACTGGCTGATAGGGTTCGACAGTTAGAACGCTTGAAGGAAGAAAAGGCTAGGGCAAATAAAGGTAAAAAGGTAGCCTGTGTCGATTTCAGAAATGATGATGAAGGTTCCTGTCAAGGATTTTTAGACTTCGACGATAATGAGATCGACCTTACTGAATTGACGCAAGGGCCACCGTATGCGTGTAAAGTTTTAACACCTTCGAATGGGAAAAATCCAGTCGAACCAGAAAAGAGTGACAAATTTCCCAAGAAAACTTATACTTTCGACGTTACAAAATGTGACAAAATTTTCTATTTGCTAGTTAAGGATGGTCAAATGATAGTACCTCTAGGTGCCAAAGTACCtcctttagaacaaagaaagaaaatagTGTTTTGCAAATACCATGGTTTTCTGGGTCATAAAAcgtctcaatgttttcttttcagggatcttgtgcaAAATGCCATACAGGAAGGGAGACTCAAATTCAGAGACAAAACACAGAGCCAGATGAAGATCGACTCTGATCCTCTGCAAGTAGCTGAAGCCCATTACACGGAGCCAGAAGAAATGAACCTTGTTGAAGTCACTGAGGATTTTGACATGACTGAAGTCTCTAAAGACTTTGTCAAAGAACCTGTTATGGAAAAAG ATATCAACAAAGATACTGATGTCTCTGACGCTGAGGACACTGAAGGTTCCAAGCTGATGATGATCAGCAAAGAAACCGCTGATGGTTTCGTACATATGGACAAGGCCGCTAAGGGCTTTCAGTTACAATTCCAAAAGTTGGACATCACTGAAGATGTCAACATGGAGGTCAATATGGTCGAAATGTTCCAGGACACCTCCATGGAAGTTGACGATGAATGTCGATAG